A part of Diceros bicornis minor isolate mBicDic1 chromosome 32, mDicBic1.mat.cur, whole genome shotgun sequence genomic DNA contains:
- the EXOC3L1 gene encoding exocyst complex component 3-like protein isoform X1, whose protein sequence is MDSAAKDEMQPALPPGSSCPGPEWPEQERAERLARGAALKWASGIFYRPEQLARLGQYRSREVQRTCSLEARIKVGSRQGAGVLGVGCRAGQTSLAASLSQSVVQSYLEGVKTGVWQLARALEAVQGVHEALGQARGLLRGMAEATQTLEPLRERVAQHKQLQALSQLLPRLQAVPAAVAHTQTLISAQRLLEAYVSLRELEQLREETWAPLGGLELPVFEGLGHLAEALGQAVEAAAGAAGQLAREDPALLVAAVRVAEVDAGHTTSLEQAPRDWRQRCLQALQEGLERIHFGTLLPGPGALEGWLEALRVALPAELATAEALVAPCCPPHYKVVQLWAHTLHSGLRHCLQQLLEGPELGAADAFTLLHWALHVYLGPEMMGSLECLELGPEADVSQLEPLLTAENIEHLEATFVAKVQASVAQWLQKALDGEVAEWSREQEPDTDTSGFYHSPMPAIVLQILEENIRVTSLVSESLQQRVHGMALSELGTFLRSFSDALIRFSRDHLRGEAMAPHYVPYLLATLNHQSALSSSVSVLQPNGEASGALAPVEAALDELQRRICRLVLEALLVELQPLFEALPSRRWLSSSELLDDVCERTARFCRDFWRVRNPAVQLLLAEVERTVVLQYLRALMQGRLVCRGAEERTQAAERLRHDAAQLQELFLGLGLEESVQCAPVLLALRELLNLRDPMLLGLEVAGLRQQFPDVSEDHVSALLDLRGDVSREQRLAALSSLQAGPQPSPPVGRRALFSLVPAPTPAPSSCLPSRPCA, encoded by the exons ATGGACTCAGCAGCCAAGGACGAAATGCAGCCGGCTCTTCCCCCTG GCTCTTCCTGCCCAGGGCCTGAGTGGCCGGAGCAGGAGAGGGCGGAGCGGCTGGCCCGAGGCGCAGCACTCAAGTGGGCTTCGGGCATCTTCTACCGGCCGGAGCAGCTGGCCAGGCTGGGCCAATATCGCAGCCGTGAGGTGCAGCGTACCTGCTCCCTGGAAGCACGCATCAAGGTGGGCAGCAGGCAGGGGGCAGGAGTGCTGGGGGTGGGCTGCAGGGCTGGCCAGACATCACTGGCTGCCTCTCTCTCACAGTCGGTGGTGCAGTCATACCTGGAGGGCGTGAAGACTGGGGTGTGGCAGCTGGCTCGGGCCCTTGAGGCCGTGCAGGGAGTCCATGaggccctgggccaggcccgCGGGTTGCTCCGGGGCATGGCAGAGGCAACACAGACCCTAGAGCCGCTGCGAGAGCGGGTTGCCCAGCACAAGCAACTGCAGGCCCTGTCTCAGCTGCTGCCCCGGCTGCAGGCAG TGCCGGCTGCAGTGGCCCACACACAGACCCTGATCAGTGCCCAGCGGCTCTTGGAGGCATATGTGAGCCTTCGGGAGCTGGAGCAGCTGCGAGAGGAGACCTGGGCACCTCTCGGGGGCCTGGAACTGCCAGTCTTCGAGGGGCTGGGCCATCTAGCTGAGGCATTGGGCCAGGCTGTGGAGGCAGCTGCAGGGGCTGCGGGGCAGCTGGCACGGGAGGACCCAGCCCTGCTAGTGGCTGCTGTGCGCGTGGCAGAGGTGGATGCTGGGCATACAACCTCCCTGGAACAGGCTCCTCGGGACTGGCGGCAGCGCTGTCTGCAGGCACTACAGGAAGGCCTGGAGCGGATCCACTTTGGAACACTGTTGCCTGGGCCTGGGGCCCTAGAAGGGTGGCTGGAAGCTCTGCGGGTGGCTCTACCAGCCGAGTTGGCCACAGCTGAGGCACTAGTAGCACCCTGCTGCCCACCACACTACAAGGTGGTCCAGCTCTGGGCCCACACCCTGCACAGCGGCCTGCGCCACTGCCTGCAGCAACTCCTGGAAGGGCCTGAGCTGGGAGCTGCTGATGCCTTCACCTTGCTGCATTGGGCACTGCATGTGTACCTGGG GCCAGAAATGATGGGGAGCTTGGAGTGCCTGGAGTTGGGGCCTGAGGCTGACGTGTCTCAGCTGGAACCCCTCCTGACCGCAGAGAACATAGAACATCTAGAGGCAACATTTGTGGCCAAAGTCCAG GCAAGTGTGGCCCAGTGGCTGCAGAAAGCACTGGATGGGGAGGTAGCCGAGTGGAGCCGAGAGCAAGAGCCTGACACAGACACGTCTGGCTTCTACCACTCACCAATGCCGGCCATTGTGCTGCAG ATCCTGGAAGAGAACATTCGTGTAACGAGCCTGGTCAGTGAGTCGCTGCAGCAGCGGGTGCATGGCATGGCACTGTCAGAACTGGGCACATTTCTGAGGAG CTTCAGTGATGCTCTGATCCGATTCTCGCGAGACCACCTCAGGGGGGAAGCAATGGCCCCTCACTATGTACCCTACCTACTGGCCACCCTCAACCACCAATCAGCACTCAG CTCCTCCGTGTCCGTCCTGCAGCCCAACGGGGAGGCTTCAGGGGCCCTGGCTCCGGTGGAGGCAGCGctggacgagttgcagaggaggATCTGCCGCCTGGTGTTGGAGGCGCTGCTAGTGGAGCTCCAG CCCCTGTTCGAGGCTCTGCCCTCGCGTCGGTGGCTGTCGAGCTCGGAGCTGCTGGACGATGTGTGTGAGCGGACGGCGCGCTTCTGCCGGGACTTCTGGCGCGTGCGGAATCCCGCGGTCCAG CTGCTGCTGGCCGAGGTGGAGCGTACTGTGGTGCTGCAGTACCTACGCGCGCTGATGCAGGGCCGCCTAGTGTGCCGCGGCGCCGAGGAGCGGACCCAGGCGGCCGAGCGCCTAAGGCACGATGCCGCCCAGCTTCAAGAGCTTTTCCTCGGTTTG GGCCTGGAGGAGAGCGTTCAGTGCGCGCCGGTGCTGCTCGCCCTGCGGGAGCTGCTGAATCTCCGCGACCCCATGCTGCTTGGCCTCGAGGTGGCAGGCCTGCGGCAACAATTTCCCGATGTGAG CGAAGATCACGTCTCTGCCCTCTTGGACCTGCGCGGAGACGTGTCCCGAGAGCAGCGCCTGGCCGCACTCAGCTCCCTGCAGGCTGGCCCACAGCCCTCGCCCCCAGTGGGTCGTCGAGCACTCTTCAGCCTCGTGCCAGCCCCTACGCCCGCGccgtcctcctgcctcccctcgaGGCCCTGTGCGTGA
- the EXOC3L1 gene encoding exocyst complex component 3-like protein isoform X4: MDSAAKDEMQPALPPGSSCPGPEWPEQERAERLARGAALKWASGIFYRPEQLARLGQYRSREVQRTCSLEARIKSVVQSYLEGVKTGVWQLARALEAVQGVHEALGQARGLLRGMAEATQTLEPLRERVAQHKQLQALSQLLPRLQAVPAAVAHTQTLISAQRLLEAYVSLRELEQLREETWAPLGGLELPVFEGLGHLAEALGQAVEAAAGAAGQLAREDPALLVAAVRVAEVDAGHTTSLEQAPRDWRQRCLQALQEGLERIHFGTLLPGPGALEGWLEALRVALPAELATAEALVAPCCPPHYKVVQLWAHTLHSGLRHCLQQLLEGPELGAADAFTLLHWALHVYLGPEMMGSLECLELGPEADVSQLEPLLTAENIEHLEATFVAKVQASVAQWLQKALDGEVAEWSREQEPDTDTSGFYHSPMPAIVLQILEENIRVTSLVSESLQQRVHGMALSELGTFLRSSSVSVLQPNGEASGALAPVEAALDELQRRICRLVLEALLVELQPLFEALPSRRWLSSSELLDDVCERTARFCRDFWRVRNPAVQLLLAEVERTVVLQYLRALMQGRLVCRGAEERTQAAERLRHDAAQLQELFLGLGLEESVQCAPVLLALRELLNLRDPMLLGLEVAGLRQQFPDVSEDHVSALLDLRGDVSREQRLAALSSLQAGPQPSPPVGRRALFSLVPAPTPAPSSCLPSRPCA, from the exons ATGGACTCAGCAGCCAAGGACGAAATGCAGCCGGCTCTTCCCCCTG GCTCTTCCTGCCCAGGGCCTGAGTGGCCGGAGCAGGAGAGGGCGGAGCGGCTGGCCCGAGGCGCAGCACTCAAGTGGGCTTCGGGCATCTTCTACCGGCCGGAGCAGCTGGCCAGGCTGGGCCAATATCGCAGCCGTGAGGTGCAGCGTACCTGCTCCCTGGAAGCACGCATCAAG TCGGTGGTGCAGTCATACCTGGAGGGCGTGAAGACTGGGGTGTGGCAGCTGGCTCGGGCCCTTGAGGCCGTGCAGGGAGTCCATGaggccctgggccaggcccgCGGGTTGCTCCGGGGCATGGCAGAGGCAACACAGACCCTAGAGCCGCTGCGAGAGCGGGTTGCCCAGCACAAGCAACTGCAGGCCCTGTCTCAGCTGCTGCCCCGGCTGCAGGCAG TGCCGGCTGCAGTGGCCCACACACAGACCCTGATCAGTGCCCAGCGGCTCTTGGAGGCATATGTGAGCCTTCGGGAGCTGGAGCAGCTGCGAGAGGAGACCTGGGCACCTCTCGGGGGCCTGGAACTGCCAGTCTTCGAGGGGCTGGGCCATCTAGCTGAGGCATTGGGCCAGGCTGTGGAGGCAGCTGCAGGGGCTGCGGGGCAGCTGGCACGGGAGGACCCAGCCCTGCTAGTGGCTGCTGTGCGCGTGGCAGAGGTGGATGCTGGGCATACAACCTCCCTGGAACAGGCTCCTCGGGACTGGCGGCAGCGCTGTCTGCAGGCACTACAGGAAGGCCTGGAGCGGATCCACTTTGGAACACTGTTGCCTGGGCCTGGGGCCCTAGAAGGGTGGCTGGAAGCTCTGCGGGTGGCTCTACCAGCCGAGTTGGCCACAGCTGAGGCACTAGTAGCACCCTGCTGCCCACCACACTACAAGGTGGTCCAGCTCTGGGCCCACACCCTGCACAGCGGCCTGCGCCACTGCCTGCAGCAACTCCTGGAAGGGCCTGAGCTGGGAGCTGCTGATGCCTTCACCTTGCTGCATTGGGCACTGCATGTGTACCTGGG GCCAGAAATGATGGGGAGCTTGGAGTGCCTGGAGTTGGGGCCTGAGGCTGACGTGTCTCAGCTGGAACCCCTCCTGACCGCAGAGAACATAGAACATCTAGAGGCAACATTTGTGGCCAAAGTCCAG GCAAGTGTGGCCCAGTGGCTGCAGAAAGCACTGGATGGGGAGGTAGCCGAGTGGAGCCGAGAGCAAGAGCCTGACACAGACACGTCTGGCTTCTACCACTCACCAATGCCGGCCATTGTGCTGCAG ATCCTGGAAGAGAACATTCGTGTAACGAGCCTGGTCAGTGAGTCGCTGCAGCAGCGGGTGCATGGCATGGCACTGTCAGAACTGGGCACATTTCTGAGGAG CTCCTCCGTGTCCGTCCTGCAGCCCAACGGGGAGGCTTCAGGGGCCCTGGCTCCGGTGGAGGCAGCGctggacgagttgcagaggaggATCTGCCGCCTGGTGTTGGAGGCGCTGCTAGTGGAGCTCCAG CCCCTGTTCGAGGCTCTGCCCTCGCGTCGGTGGCTGTCGAGCTCGGAGCTGCTGGACGATGTGTGTGAGCGGACGGCGCGCTTCTGCCGGGACTTCTGGCGCGTGCGGAATCCCGCGGTCCAG CTGCTGCTGGCCGAGGTGGAGCGTACTGTGGTGCTGCAGTACCTACGCGCGCTGATGCAGGGCCGCCTAGTGTGCCGCGGCGCCGAGGAGCGGACCCAGGCGGCCGAGCGCCTAAGGCACGATGCCGCCCAGCTTCAAGAGCTTTTCCTCGGTTTG GGCCTGGAGGAGAGCGTTCAGTGCGCGCCGGTGCTGCTCGCCCTGCGGGAGCTGCTGAATCTCCGCGACCCCATGCTGCTTGGCCTCGAGGTGGCAGGCCTGCGGCAACAATTTCCCGATGTGAG CGAAGATCACGTCTCTGCCCTCTTGGACCTGCGCGGAGACGTGTCCCGAGAGCAGCGCCTGGCCGCACTCAGCTCCCTGCAGGCTGGCCCACAGCCCTCGCCCCCAGTGGGTCGTCGAGCACTCTTCAGCCTCGTGCCAGCCCCTACGCCCGCGccgtcctcctgcctcccctcgaGGCCCTGTGCGTGA
- the EXOC3L1 gene encoding exocyst complex component 3-like protein isoform X3, protein MDSAAKDEMQPALPPGPEWPEQERAERLARGAALKWASGIFYRPEQLARLGQYRSREVQRTCSLEARIKSVVQSYLEGVKTGVWQLARALEAVQGVHEALGQARGLLRGMAEATQTLEPLRERVAQHKQLQALSQLLPRLQAVPAAVAHTQTLISAQRLLEAYVSLRELEQLREETWAPLGGLELPVFEGLGHLAEALGQAVEAAAGAAGQLAREDPALLVAAVRVAEVDAGHTTSLEQAPRDWRQRCLQALQEGLERIHFGTLLPGPGALEGWLEALRVALPAELATAEALVAPCCPPHYKVVQLWAHTLHSGLRHCLQQLLEGPELGAADAFTLLHWALHVYLGPEMMGSLECLELGPEADVSQLEPLLTAENIEHLEATFVAKVQASVAQWLQKALDGEVAEWSREQEPDTDTSGFYHSPMPAIVLQILEENIRVTSLVSESLQQRVHGMALSELGTFLRSFSDALIRFSRDHLRGEAMAPHYVPYLLATLNHQSALSSSVSVLQPNGEASGALAPVEAALDELQRRICRLVLEALLVELQPLFEALPSRRWLSSSELLDDVCERTARFCRDFWRVRNPAVQLLLAEVERTVVLQYLRALMQGRLVCRGAEERTQAAERLRHDAAQLQELFLGLGLEESVQCAPVLLALRELLNLRDPMLLGLEVAGLRQQFPDVSEDHVSALLDLRGDVSREQRLAALSSLQAGPQPSPPVGRRALFSLVPAPTPAPSSCLPSRPCA, encoded by the exons ATGGACTCAGCAGCCAAGGACGAAATGCAGCCGGCTCTTCCCCCTG GGCCTGAGTGGCCGGAGCAGGAGAGGGCGGAGCGGCTGGCCCGAGGCGCAGCACTCAAGTGGGCTTCGGGCATCTTCTACCGGCCGGAGCAGCTGGCCAGGCTGGGCCAATATCGCAGCCGTGAGGTGCAGCGTACCTGCTCCCTGGAAGCACGCATCAAG TCGGTGGTGCAGTCATACCTGGAGGGCGTGAAGACTGGGGTGTGGCAGCTGGCTCGGGCCCTTGAGGCCGTGCAGGGAGTCCATGaggccctgggccaggcccgCGGGTTGCTCCGGGGCATGGCAGAGGCAACACAGACCCTAGAGCCGCTGCGAGAGCGGGTTGCCCAGCACAAGCAACTGCAGGCCCTGTCTCAGCTGCTGCCCCGGCTGCAGGCAG TGCCGGCTGCAGTGGCCCACACACAGACCCTGATCAGTGCCCAGCGGCTCTTGGAGGCATATGTGAGCCTTCGGGAGCTGGAGCAGCTGCGAGAGGAGACCTGGGCACCTCTCGGGGGCCTGGAACTGCCAGTCTTCGAGGGGCTGGGCCATCTAGCTGAGGCATTGGGCCAGGCTGTGGAGGCAGCTGCAGGGGCTGCGGGGCAGCTGGCACGGGAGGACCCAGCCCTGCTAGTGGCTGCTGTGCGCGTGGCAGAGGTGGATGCTGGGCATACAACCTCCCTGGAACAGGCTCCTCGGGACTGGCGGCAGCGCTGTCTGCAGGCACTACAGGAAGGCCTGGAGCGGATCCACTTTGGAACACTGTTGCCTGGGCCTGGGGCCCTAGAAGGGTGGCTGGAAGCTCTGCGGGTGGCTCTACCAGCCGAGTTGGCCACAGCTGAGGCACTAGTAGCACCCTGCTGCCCACCACACTACAAGGTGGTCCAGCTCTGGGCCCACACCCTGCACAGCGGCCTGCGCCACTGCCTGCAGCAACTCCTGGAAGGGCCTGAGCTGGGAGCTGCTGATGCCTTCACCTTGCTGCATTGGGCACTGCATGTGTACCTGGG GCCAGAAATGATGGGGAGCTTGGAGTGCCTGGAGTTGGGGCCTGAGGCTGACGTGTCTCAGCTGGAACCCCTCCTGACCGCAGAGAACATAGAACATCTAGAGGCAACATTTGTGGCCAAAGTCCAG GCAAGTGTGGCCCAGTGGCTGCAGAAAGCACTGGATGGGGAGGTAGCCGAGTGGAGCCGAGAGCAAGAGCCTGACACAGACACGTCTGGCTTCTACCACTCACCAATGCCGGCCATTGTGCTGCAG ATCCTGGAAGAGAACATTCGTGTAACGAGCCTGGTCAGTGAGTCGCTGCAGCAGCGGGTGCATGGCATGGCACTGTCAGAACTGGGCACATTTCTGAGGAG CTTCAGTGATGCTCTGATCCGATTCTCGCGAGACCACCTCAGGGGGGAAGCAATGGCCCCTCACTATGTACCCTACCTACTGGCCACCCTCAACCACCAATCAGCACTCAG CTCCTCCGTGTCCGTCCTGCAGCCCAACGGGGAGGCTTCAGGGGCCCTGGCTCCGGTGGAGGCAGCGctggacgagttgcagaggaggATCTGCCGCCTGGTGTTGGAGGCGCTGCTAGTGGAGCTCCAG CCCCTGTTCGAGGCTCTGCCCTCGCGTCGGTGGCTGTCGAGCTCGGAGCTGCTGGACGATGTGTGTGAGCGGACGGCGCGCTTCTGCCGGGACTTCTGGCGCGTGCGGAATCCCGCGGTCCAG CTGCTGCTGGCCGAGGTGGAGCGTACTGTGGTGCTGCAGTACCTACGCGCGCTGATGCAGGGCCGCCTAGTGTGCCGCGGCGCCGAGGAGCGGACCCAGGCGGCCGAGCGCCTAAGGCACGATGCCGCCCAGCTTCAAGAGCTTTTCCTCGGTTTG GGCCTGGAGGAGAGCGTTCAGTGCGCGCCGGTGCTGCTCGCCCTGCGGGAGCTGCTGAATCTCCGCGACCCCATGCTGCTTGGCCTCGAGGTGGCAGGCCTGCGGCAACAATTTCCCGATGTGAG CGAAGATCACGTCTCTGCCCTCTTGGACCTGCGCGGAGACGTGTCCCGAGAGCAGCGCCTGGCCGCACTCAGCTCCCTGCAGGCTGGCCCACAGCCCTCGCCCCCAGTGGGTCGTCGAGCACTCTTCAGCCTCGTGCCAGCCCCTACGCCCGCGccgtcctcctgcctcccctcgaGGCCCTGTGCGTGA
- the EXOC3L1 gene encoding exocyst complex component 3-like protein isoform X2 yields MDSAAKDEMQPALPPGSSCPGPEWPEQERAERLARGAALKWASGIFYRPEQLARLGQYRSREVQRTCSLEARIKSVVQSYLEGVKTGVWQLARALEAVQGVHEALGQARGLLRGMAEATQTLEPLRERVAQHKQLQALSQLLPRLQAVPAAVAHTQTLISAQRLLEAYVSLRELEQLREETWAPLGGLELPVFEGLGHLAEALGQAVEAAAGAAGQLAREDPALLVAAVRVAEVDAGHTTSLEQAPRDWRQRCLQALQEGLERIHFGTLLPGPGALEGWLEALRVALPAELATAEALVAPCCPPHYKVVQLWAHTLHSGLRHCLQQLLEGPELGAADAFTLLHWALHVYLGPEMMGSLECLELGPEADVSQLEPLLTAENIEHLEATFVAKVQASVAQWLQKALDGEVAEWSREQEPDTDTSGFYHSPMPAIVLQILEENIRVTSLVSESLQQRVHGMALSELGTFLRSFSDALIRFSRDHLRGEAMAPHYVPYLLATLNHQSALSSSVSVLQPNGEASGALAPVEAALDELQRRICRLVLEALLVELQPLFEALPSRRWLSSSELLDDVCERTARFCRDFWRVRNPAVQLLLAEVERTVVLQYLRALMQGRLVCRGAEERTQAAERLRHDAAQLQELFLGLGLEESVQCAPVLLALRELLNLRDPMLLGLEVAGLRQQFPDVSEDHVSALLDLRGDVSREQRLAALSSLQAGPQPSPPVGRRALFSLVPAPTPAPSSCLPSRPCA; encoded by the exons ATGGACTCAGCAGCCAAGGACGAAATGCAGCCGGCTCTTCCCCCTG GCTCTTCCTGCCCAGGGCCTGAGTGGCCGGAGCAGGAGAGGGCGGAGCGGCTGGCCCGAGGCGCAGCACTCAAGTGGGCTTCGGGCATCTTCTACCGGCCGGAGCAGCTGGCCAGGCTGGGCCAATATCGCAGCCGTGAGGTGCAGCGTACCTGCTCCCTGGAAGCACGCATCAAG TCGGTGGTGCAGTCATACCTGGAGGGCGTGAAGACTGGGGTGTGGCAGCTGGCTCGGGCCCTTGAGGCCGTGCAGGGAGTCCATGaggccctgggccaggcccgCGGGTTGCTCCGGGGCATGGCAGAGGCAACACAGACCCTAGAGCCGCTGCGAGAGCGGGTTGCCCAGCACAAGCAACTGCAGGCCCTGTCTCAGCTGCTGCCCCGGCTGCAGGCAG TGCCGGCTGCAGTGGCCCACACACAGACCCTGATCAGTGCCCAGCGGCTCTTGGAGGCATATGTGAGCCTTCGGGAGCTGGAGCAGCTGCGAGAGGAGACCTGGGCACCTCTCGGGGGCCTGGAACTGCCAGTCTTCGAGGGGCTGGGCCATCTAGCTGAGGCATTGGGCCAGGCTGTGGAGGCAGCTGCAGGGGCTGCGGGGCAGCTGGCACGGGAGGACCCAGCCCTGCTAGTGGCTGCTGTGCGCGTGGCAGAGGTGGATGCTGGGCATACAACCTCCCTGGAACAGGCTCCTCGGGACTGGCGGCAGCGCTGTCTGCAGGCACTACAGGAAGGCCTGGAGCGGATCCACTTTGGAACACTGTTGCCTGGGCCTGGGGCCCTAGAAGGGTGGCTGGAAGCTCTGCGGGTGGCTCTACCAGCCGAGTTGGCCACAGCTGAGGCACTAGTAGCACCCTGCTGCCCACCACACTACAAGGTGGTCCAGCTCTGGGCCCACACCCTGCACAGCGGCCTGCGCCACTGCCTGCAGCAACTCCTGGAAGGGCCTGAGCTGGGAGCTGCTGATGCCTTCACCTTGCTGCATTGGGCACTGCATGTGTACCTGGG GCCAGAAATGATGGGGAGCTTGGAGTGCCTGGAGTTGGGGCCTGAGGCTGACGTGTCTCAGCTGGAACCCCTCCTGACCGCAGAGAACATAGAACATCTAGAGGCAACATTTGTGGCCAAAGTCCAG GCAAGTGTGGCCCAGTGGCTGCAGAAAGCACTGGATGGGGAGGTAGCCGAGTGGAGCCGAGAGCAAGAGCCTGACACAGACACGTCTGGCTTCTACCACTCACCAATGCCGGCCATTGTGCTGCAG ATCCTGGAAGAGAACATTCGTGTAACGAGCCTGGTCAGTGAGTCGCTGCAGCAGCGGGTGCATGGCATGGCACTGTCAGAACTGGGCACATTTCTGAGGAG CTTCAGTGATGCTCTGATCCGATTCTCGCGAGACCACCTCAGGGGGGAAGCAATGGCCCCTCACTATGTACCCTACCTACTGGCCACCCTCAACCACCAATCAGCACTCAG CTCCTCCGTGTCCGTCCTGCAGCCCAACGGGGAGGCTTCAGGGGCCCTGGCTCCGGTGGAGGCAGCGctggacgagttgcagaggaggATCTGCCGCCTGGTGTTGGAGGCGCTGCTAGTGGAGCTCCAG CCCCTGTTCGAGGCTCTGCCCTCGCGTCGGTGGCTGTCGAGCTCGGAGCTGCTGGACGATGTGTGTGAGCGGACGGCGCGCTTCTGCCGGGACTTCTGGCGCGTGCGGAATCCCGCGGTCCAG CTGCTGCTGGCCGAGGTGGAGCGTACTGTGGTGCTGCAGTACCTACGCGCGCTGATGCAGGGCCGCCTAGTGTGCCGCGGCGCCGAGGAGCGGACCCAGGCGGCCGAGCGCCTAAGGCACGATGCCGCCCAGCTTCAAGAGCTTTTCCTCGGTTTG GGCCTGGAGGAGAGCGTTCAGTGCGCGCCGGTGCTGCTCGCCCTGCGGGAGCTGCTGAATCTCCGCGACCCCATGCTGCTTGGCCTCGAGGTGGCAGGCCTGCGGCAACAATTTCCCGATGTGAG CGAAGATCACGTCTCTGCCCTCTTGGACCTGCGCGGAGACGTGTCCCGAGAGCAGCGCCTGGCCGCACTCAGCTCCCTGCAGGCTGGCCCACAGCCCTCGCCCCCAGTGGGTCGTCGAGCACTCTTCAGCCTCGTGCCAGCCCCTACGCCCGCGccgtcctcctgcctcccctcgaGGCCCTGTGCGTGA